Proteins encoded by one window of Kribbella italica:
- a CDS encoding SpoIID/LytB domain-containing protein, producing the protein MIVVALVASTLPSGFAVAHQGAVPPEAEATQTITGRGFGHGRGMSQYGAQGAALAGKNVKQILDFYYPGTAVGKATGAVRIRITADSTDGVRVHSVSGLKLRDLKTNKVYTLPVATNRNQWSIDPHGEHGTRVRSFDAKKRIWSLWRTLSGTAQFEGPAVIGLVLPSGAQVKYRGALRAADVGGAHLDTVNVLPLETYLRGVVPREAITSWRPAALQAQSVAARTYAAYHRKRAGSRVYDLCDTISCQVYGGYSSEKASTNAAIAATAGQIRLYRNTPIIAEFSSSNGGATTAGTVGYQLAKVDSWDAYPGNKNPNVTWSTTRTAAQMQAAFGVGKLKGVSISRRTGLGPGGGRVTRVVATGAAGTRAFTGDQVRANLRLKSAWFVFGSGYTKNELLTLRCSAG; encoded by the coding sequence ATGATTGTCGTCGCGCTGGTGGCGTCGACTCTGCCGAGCGGATTCGCGGTCGCCCACCAGGGCGCCGTACCGCCCGAGGCCGAGGCGACCCAGACGATCACCGGTCGCGGCTTCGGCCACGGCCGCGGCATGTCGCAGTACGGCGCGCAGGGCGCGGCCCTGGCCGGCAAGAACGTGAAGCAGATCCTCGACTTCTACTACCCCGGGACGGCGGTCGGCAAGGCCACCGGCGCGGTCCGGATCCGGATCACCGCGGACAGCACCGACGGCGTCCGGGTCCACTCGGTCAGCGGCCTGAAGCTGCGCGACCTGAAGACCAACAAGGTCTACACGTTGCCTGTAGCAACCAATCGGAACCAGTGGTCGATCGACCCGCACGGTGAGCACGGCACGCGGGTCCGTTCGTTCGATGCGAAGAAGCGGATCTGGTCCTTGTGGCGCACGTTGAGCGGTACGGCGCAGTTCGAGGGGCCGGCCGTGATTGGGCTGGTGCTGCCGAGCGGCGCCCAGGTCAAGTACCGCGGGGCACTGAGAGCCGCCGACGTCGGCGGCGCGCACCTGGACACGGTCAACGTCCTGCCACTGGAGACCTACCTGCGCGGCGTCGTCCCGCGCGAGGCGATCACCAGTTGGCGACCGGCCGCGCTGCAGGCGCAGTCCGTTGCCGCGCGCACCTATGCGGCGTACCACCGCAAGCGCGCCGGGAGCAGGGTGTACGACCTGTGCGACACGATCTCCTGCCAGGTGTACGGCGGCTACTCGTCGGAGAAGGCGTCGACCAACGCGGCGATCGCGGCCACTGCCGGGCAGATCCGGCTGTACCGGAACACGCCGATCATCGCGGAGTTCTCCTCCTCGAACGGCGGCGCGACGACGGCCGGCACGGTCGGGTACCAACTGGCCAAGGTCGACAGCTGGGACGCGTACCCGGGCAACAAGAACCCGAACGTCACCTGGTCGACGACGCGGACGGCGGCGCAGATGCAGGCCGCCTTCGGCGTCGGCAAGCTGAAGGGCGTCTCGATCAGCCGTCGGACCGGGCTCGGACCGGGCGGCGGTCGGGTGACCCGCGTGGTCGCGACCGGTGCCGCCGGGACGCGCGCGTTCACGGGTGATCAGGTCAGGGCGAACCTGCGTCTGAAGTCCGCCTGGTTCGTCTTCGGTAGTGGATATACCAAGAACGAACTCTTGACGCTGCGCTGCTCGGCCGGTTAG
- a CDS encoding N-acetylmuramoyl-L-alanine amidase — translation MRVTPSLRLTLTAVTGLALFVPVIHVPWNDPAPADAAPLSAQDIESAHDVESAYDVEPSYRELPLRQVSGTRLSSASAQTQPFGMVGVTWPVRASSAAVEVKVRVQRNGTWAAWERLTVEDDHGPDGAEGKQRSGTEPIWVGTADGVEASVTTTDGTTMPDAKVILIQPGFRAADNDPPATPATPEQPIQPEASRAPYGMPRIVGRPGWGADEKLRSHNGAACAKPKYTSTVQAAFVHHTADTNNYTSAQVPAMIRGMYAYHVKSRGWCDLGYNFLVDKFGRAWEGRYGGMQLPVLGAHTGSFNANSFGVSLIGNFDKVAPSAQMMEMTARIVAWKLDANYRSPLATVILDGSKLGTVSGHRDTKATACPGKNLYSKIGWLKQRVNALMGKSVSTEIYRRAQQHGGYRAIGQPFWGEHPTRSGRATYFGALDIYWSARTGAWSVRGGFKAQFRKIGPDGFLGMPTGEQRNGRVSGSRKQPFRNGALYWSPKTGMFPVAGLISRKYGALGAEGSRLGLPTSGMYKVNGGQQQRFQHGKLTASTRTQKVYIS, via the coding sequence ATGCGTGTCACACCATCCCTGCGACTGACCTTGACCGCGGTGACCGGGCTCGCCCTGTTCGTCCCGGTGATCCACGTCCCCTGGAACGATCCGGCGCCGGCCGATGCCGCGCCCCTTTCGGCGCAAGACATCGAGTCGGCGCACGACGTCGAGTCGGCGTACGACGTCGAACCGTCGTACCGGGAGCTGCCCCTGCGGCAGGTCTCCGGGACGAGGCTGTCGAGCGCGTCGGCGCAGACGCAGCCGTTCGGGATGGTCGGGGTGACCTGGCCGGTCCGCGCGAGCTCGGCCGCCGTCGAGGTGAAGGTCCGCGTCCAGCGCAACGGCACCTGGGCGGCCTGGGAGCGGCTGACGGTCGAGGACGACCATGGTCCGGACGGTGCCGAGGGCAAGCAACGATCCGGGACCGAGCCGATCTGGGTCGGGACGGCCGACGGTGTCGAGGCGTCCGTGACCACCACCGACGGTACGACGATGCCGGACGCGAAGGTGATCCTGATCCAGCCGGGGTTCCGGGCCGCCGACAACGATCCGCCGGCCACGCCGGCCACGCCGGAGCAGCCGATCCAGCCCGAGGCCAGCCGCGCGCCGTACGGCATGCCGCGGATCGTCGGGCGGCCCGGCTGGGGTGCCGACGAGAAGCTGCGGTCGCACAACGGTGCCGCCTGCGCGAAGCCGAAGTACACGAGCACCGTGCAGGCCGCGTTCGTGCACCACACCGCGGACACCAACAACTACACCAGCGCGCAGGTCCCGGCGATGATCCGCGGCATGTACGCGTACCACGTGAAGAGCCGCGGCTGGTGCGATCTCGGCTACAACTTCCTGGTCGACAAGTTCGGCCGCGCGTGGGAGGGCCGGTACGGCGGCATGCAGCTGCCGGTGCTCGGCGCGCACACCGGGTCGTTCAACGCGAACTCCTTCGGGGTCTCGCTGATCGGCAACTTCGACAAGGTCGCGCCGAGCGCCCAGATGATGGAGATGACGGCCCGGATCGTCGCCTGGAAGCTGGACGCGAACTACCGCTCCCCGCTGGCCACGGTGATCCTCGACGGCAGCAAGCTCGGCACGGTCTCCGGTCACCGCGACACCAAGGCGACCGCGTGCCCGGGCAAGAACCTGTACTCCAAGATCGGGTGGCTGAAGCAACGAGTCAACGCGCTGATGGGCAAGAGCGTGTCGACCGAGATCTACCGGCGCGCGCAGCAGCACGGCGGGTACCGGGCGATCGGGCAGCCGTTCTGGGGCGAGCATCCGACGAGGTCTGGGCGGGCGACGTACTTCGGTGCCCTGGACATCTACTGGTCGGCGCGCACCGGCGCGTGGTCCGTCCGCGGTGGCTTCAAGGCGCAGTTCCGCAAGATCGGGCCGGACGGTTTCCTCGGGATGCCGACCGGTGAGCAGCGCAACGGCCGGGTCAGTGGCAGCCGGAAGCAGCCGTTCCGCAACGGCGCGCTCTACTGGTCGCCGAAGACTGGCATGTTCCCGGTCGCCGGGCTGATCTCCCGCAAGTACGGCGCGCTCGGCGCGGAGGGTTCGCGTCTCGGCCTGCCGACGTCGGGGATGTACAAGGTCAACGGTGGCCAGCAGCAACGGTTCCAGCACGGCAAGCTCACCGCGAGCACCCGGACGCAGAAGGTCTACATCTCGTGA